The proteins below come from a single Afipia felis ATCC 53690 genomic window:
- the hflK gene encoding FtsH protease activity modulator HflK translates to MAWKNQGGSPWGPGPKGPWGSGPQSQGPKPSDLEDLLRRGQDRLQHLLPGGHMSGMGIALIVIAGIAIWLLSGFFRVQPDELGAVLRFGKHVRTVQPGLNYHIPYPVETVLLPKALRVSTLNIGMTVSDDSGRRGRVVRDVPEESLMLTGDENIVDVDFTVLWRIAPDGVGKFLFNIQNPEGTVKAVAESAMREVIGRSDIQPILTGARNTTESAVHQLMQKTLDSYGAGILIQQVQMQKVDPPQQVIDSFRDVQAARADLERLQNEAQTYANRVVPDARGRAAQVLQQAQGYKEQAVAEAKGQAARFLSVYDEYKKAPEVTRQRIYLETMEHVLGPADKVILDSGPSGQGVVPYLPLNELNRKTPAAPATQSGASR, encoded by the coding sequence ATGGCCTGGAAGAATCAAGGCGGAAGTCCATGGGGTCCGGGTCCGAAGGGCCCCTGGGGCTCGGGTCCGCAATCGCAAGGGCCTAAGCCGTCCGACCTCGAGGATCTTCTGCGCCGCGGCCAGGACCGGCTTCAGCATCTGCTGCCCGGTGGGCATATGAGCGGCATGGGCATCGCCCTGATCGTCATTGCGGGCATCGCGATCTGGTTGTTGTCCGGCTTTTTCCGCGTGCAGCCGGATGAGCTTGGCGCTGTACTGCGTTTCGGCAAGCATGTGCGCACGGTGCAGCCTGGCCTGAACTATCATATTCCGTATCCGGTCGAGACCGTGTTGCTGCCGAAGGCGCTGCGCGTCTCCACGCTGAACATCGGCATGACGGTCAGCGATGATAGTGGCCGCCGCGGCCGCGTGGTGCGCGACGTGCCTGAAGAAAGCCTGATGCTGACCGGCGACGAGAACATCGTCGATGTCGACTTCACGGTGTTGTGGCGGATCGCGCCGGACGGCGTCGGCAAATTCCTCTTCAATATCCAGAATCCCGAAGGCACGGTGAAGGCGGTGGCCGAGAGCGCGATGCGCGAAGTCATCGGCCGCTCCGACATTCAGCCGATTCTCACCGGTGCGCGCAACACGACCGAAAGCGCGGTGCATCAGCTGATGCAGAAGACGCTCGACAGCTATGGTGCGGGCATTCTGATCCAGCAGGTGCAGATGCAGAAGGTCGATCCGCCGCAGCAGGTGATCGACTCGTTCCGCGACGTGCAGGCGGCGCGCGCCGACCTCGAGCGTTTGCAGAACGAAGCGCAGACCTACGCCAACCGCGTCGTTCCCGACGCCCGCGGTCGCGCCGCTCAGGTGCTGCAGCAGGCGCAGGGCTACAAGGAGCAGGCGGTGGCCGAAGCCAAGGGTCAGGCGGCACGCTTCCTCAGCGTCTATGACGAATACAAGAAGGCACCTGAAGTGACGCGGCAGCGCATCTATCTCGAAACCATGGAGCATGTGCTCGGACCGGCGGACAAGGTCATTCTCGACTCCGGCCCGTCGGGGCAGGGCGTGGTGCCGTATCTGCCGCTCAATGAACTCAACCGTAAAACACCGGCCGCGCCGGCTACGCAGAGCGGAGCAAGCCGATGA
- the hflC gene encoding protease modulator HflC — protein sequence MKNGLSGAVALVVLLLLIIVGYSSVYTVRQTEQALVVRLGAPVGAPITEPGLHFKAPFIDTVISIDNRILDLENPSQEIIASDQKRLVVDAFARYRIKDALRFYQSVGSISAANVQLTALLNAALRRVLGEVTFIQVVRDEREVLMGRIRDQLDKQADAYGIQVVDVRIRRADLPEQNSQAVYQRMQTERQREAAEFRAQGGQRAQEIRSKADREATVIVAEANSQADKVRGEGDGERNRIFAEAYSKDPQFFAFYRAMTAYETSLKNNDTRFVLKPDSEFFRFFNSVNGTAAGPAAPAASR from the coding sequence ATGAAAAACGGACTGTCAGGCGCTGTCGCCCTCGTCGTTCTGCTGTTGCTGATCATCGTCGGCTACAGCTCGGTTTACACTGTCCGGCAGACCGAACAGGCGCTGGTGGTTCGCCTCGGCGCGCCGGTCGGCGCTCCGATCACCGAGCCGGGCCTGCACTTCAAGGCGCCGTTCATCGACACGGTCATCAGCATCGATAACCGGATTCTCGACCTGGAGAATCCGTCGCAGGAAATCATCGCCTCCGACCAGAAGCGTCTGGTGGTGGATGCCTTCGCGCGTTACCGCATCAAGGATGCGCTGCGCTTCTATCAGAGCGTCGGTTCCATTTCGGCCGCCAACGTCCAGTTGACGGCGCTGCTGAACGCAGCACTTCGCCGTGTGCTCGGCGAGGTGACGTTCATTCAGGTTGTCCGCGACGAGCGTGAAGTGCTGATGGGCCGCATCCGCGACCAACTCGACAAGCAGGCGGATGCCTATGGCATTCAGGTTGTCGACGTGCGCATCCGCCGCGCCGACCTGCCGGAGCAGAACAGCCAGGCAGTTTATCAGCGCATGCAGACCGAGCGTCAGCGCGAAGCTGCCGAATTCCGCGCCCAGGGCGGGCAGCGGGCGCAGGAAATCCGATCCAAGGCCGATCGCGAGGCGACCGTCATTGTCGCGGAAGCCAATTCGCAGGCGGATAAGGTTCGCGGTGAAGGCGACGGCGAACGCAACCGGATCTTCGCGGAAGCCTATTCCAAGGACCCGCAGTTCTTCGCGTTCTACCGGGCGATGACCGCCTACGAGACCAGCCTGAAGAACAACGACACCCGCTTCGTGCTGAAGCCGGATTCGGAATTCTTCCGGTTCTTCAACTCAGTCAATGGAACGGCGGCCGGGCCGGCCGCCCCGGCGGCGTCAAGATAA
- a CDS encoding DUF2065 domain-containing protein, with amino-acid sequence MKELLIGFGVLCVIEGLTFAAFPQAMRRAMEAALEHSENLLRITGLAVAVAGLMLIWLIRYGVL; translated from the coding sequence ATGAAAGAGCTATTGATTGGATTCGGAGTCCTTTGCGTCATCGAAGGTTTGACCTTTGCGGCGTTTCCCCAGGCGATGCGTCGCGCGATGGAAGCCGCGCTGGAGCATTCCGAGAACCTGTTGCGTATCACGGGCCTCGCGGTTGCGGTCGCGGGGTTGATGCTGATCTGGCTGATACGCTACGGCGTGCTGTAG
- a CDS encoding DegQ family serine endoprotease, with protein MFHALVRLSRLLPLAVAGGFLMMAAGAPQPAFARGPDGIADVAEKVIDAVVNISTSQTVNGRDEKGEEATPQKDNRNKSNPRLPPDSPFNEFFDDFFKNRRGDKGQHKVNSLGSGFIIDASGIVVTNNHVIADADEINVILNDGTKIKAELVGRDKKSDLAVLKFQPPEKKLTAVKFGNSDKLRLGEWVIAIGNPFSLGGTVTAGIVSARNRDINSGPYDNYIQTDAAINRGNSGGPLFNLDGEVVGVNTAIISPSGGSIGIGFAVPSNTVVGIVNQLQQYKEVRRGWLGVRIQQVTDEIADSLGIKPPRGALVAGVDDKGPAKPAGIEAGDVITSFDGKAIREMKDLPRAVADTPVGKTVDVVLIRKGKEETHKVTLGRLDDGDKPVEASLKAPAPEISKPVTQKALGLDLAAISKDLRARYKLKDKVKGVVIVGVDRNSDAAERRLGEGDVIVEVAQEAVNSPADVKKRIDQLKKDGKKSILLLVSNAEGELRFVALSVN; from the coding sequence ATGTTCCACGCGCTTGTGCGACTGAGCCGCCTGCTTCCGCTTGCCGTTGCGGGTGGTTTTCTGATGATGGCGGCGGGTGCCCCTCAGCCTGCTTTCGCGCGCGGGCCTGACGGCATCGCCGATGTCGCGGAGAAGGTGATCGACGCGGTGGTCAACATCTCCACGTCCCAGACCGTTAACGGCCGGGACGAGAAGGGCGAGGAGGCGACGCCCCAGAAGGACAACCGCAACAAGAGCAATCCGCGCCTGCCGCCGGATTCGCCCTTCAATGAATTCTTCGACGATTTCTTCAAGAACCGCCGCGGCGACAAGGGCCAGCATAAGGTCAATTCGCTCGGCTCCGGCTTCATCATCGATGCGAGCGGCATCGTCGTGACCAACAATCACGTCATCGCGGATGCCGACGAGATCAACGTCATTCTCAACGACGGCACCAAGATCAAGGCGGAGCTGGTCGGCCGCGACAAGAAGAGTGATCTCGCCGTGCTGAAATTCCAGCCGCCGGAAAAGAAACTGACGGCGGTGAAGTTCGGCAATTCCGACAAGCTGCGGCTCGGGGAATGGGTGATTGCGATCGGCAATCCGTTCAGCCTTGGCGGCACGGTGACGGCGGGCATCGTCTCGGCGCGCAACCGTGACATCAATTCCGGGCCTTACGACAACTACATCCAGACCGACGCCGCCATCAATCGCGGCAATTCCGGCGGTCCGCTGTTCAACCTTGATGGCGAGGTTGTCGGCGTCAACACGGCGATCATTTCACCGTCGGGCGGCTCGATCGGCATCGGCTTCGCGGTGCCGTCGAACACCGTTGTCGGCATCGTCAATCAGCTGCAGCAGTACAAGGAAGTCCGTCGCGGCTGGCTCGGCGTGCGTATTCAGCAGGTTACCGATGAAATCGCTGACAGCCTCGGCATCAAGCCGCCGCGTGGCGCGCTGGTCGCAGGCGTCGACGACAAGGGACCTGCGAAGCCTGCGGGCATCGAGGCGGGTGACGTCATCACCTCCTTCGATGGCAAGGCGATCCGTGAGATGAAGGATCTGCCGCGTGCGGTGGCCGATACGCCGGTCGGCAAGACCGTCGATGTCGTGCTGATCCGCAAGGGCAAGGAAGAAACGCACAAGGTGACGCTCGGCCGGCTCGACGACGGCGACAAGCCTGTCGAGGCTTCGTTGAAGGCGCCGGCCCCCGAGATCAGCAAGCCGGTGACACAGAAGGCGCTCGGGCTCGATCTTGCCGCGATCTCCAAGGATCTGCGCGCGCGCTACAAGCTCAAGGACAAGGTCAAGGGCGTGGTTATCGTCGGCGTCGACCGCAATTCCGATGCCGCCGAGCGACGGCTCGGCGAGGGCGACGTCATCGTCGAGGTCGCGCAGGAGGCGGTGAATTCGCCCGCCGATGTCAAGAAGCGCATCGACCAGCTCAAGAAGGACGGCAAGAAGTCGATCCTGCTGCTGGTGTCGAACGCCGAGGGCGAATTGCGGTTTGTCGCGCTCAGCGTGAACTGA
- the serB gene encoding phosphoserine phosphatase SerB: MSLVATLICNPAQPMLDSTVLEAARAILPSSSLAEWLDAGIAADIPFESEEPIRAIADRLHGALQRIPVDVVVQPRLARRKKLLLADMDSTMIGQECIDELAAFAGLKDHVAAITERAMRGEIEFEPALRERVALLKGLPVSVADEVFTKHITLTPGGPALVKTMRANGAHTCLVSGGFTLFTERVAAAIGFEENRANTLIVEDGKLAGRVQEPILGRAAKLATLVDLLETFELDDIDTLVVGDGANDLAMIEKAGLGVAYHAKPAVAAAAAARIDHGDLTALLYAQGYKRTEFVTE, encoded by the coding sequence ATGTCCCTCGTCGCTACATTGATCTGCAACCCCGCGCAGCCCATGCTCGATAGCACGGTGCTGGAGGCCGCGCGCGCCATATTGCCATCATCCTCACTCGCCGAATGGCTCGATGCCGGGATCGCCGCCGACATCCCGTTCGAAAGCGAGGAGCCCATCCGCGCTATCGCCGACCGGCTGCATGGCGCGCTGCAGAGAATCCCGGTCGACGTCGTGGTGCAGCCGCGCCTCGCACGCCGCAAGAAGCTGCTGCTCGCCGACATGGACTCCACCATGATCGGCCAGGAATGCATCGACGAGCTCGCGGCCTTCGCCGGATTGAAGGATCATGTCGCGGCGATCACCGAGCGCGCGATGCGGGGCGAGATCGAATTCGAGCCGGCGCTGCGCGAGCGCGTCGCGCTGCTCAAAGGCCTGCCCGTGAGCGTCGCGGACGAGGTCTTCACCAAGCACATCACGCTGACGCCGGGCGGCCCTGCGCTCGTCAAAACCATGCGCGCGAACGGTGCACACACCTGCCTCGTCTCGGGCGGCTTCACGCTGTTCACCGAACGCGTCGCCGCCGCGATCGGCTTCGAGGAAAACCGCGCCAATACGCTCATCGTCGAAGACGGCAAGCTCGCGGGCCGCGTTCAGGAGCCGATCCTCGGACGCGCGGCGAAGCTCGCCACGCTGGTCGATCTGCTGGAAACATTCGAACTGGACGATATCGACACGCTCGTCGTCGGCGATGGCGCCAACGATCTCGCGATGATCGAAAAGGCCGGCCTCGGCGTCGCCTATCACGCCAAGCCCGCGGTCGCGGCCGCAGCAGCAGCGCGGATCGATCACGGCGACCTCACCGCGTTGCTTTACGCGCAGGGTTACAAGCGCACCGAATTCGTGACGGAGTGA
- the miaA gene encoding tRNA (adenosine(37)-N6)-dimethylallyltransferase MiaA gives MNSGRNDVKAVLIAGPTASGKSALALDLAEAAGGTVINTDSMQVYRDLCVITARPTVEEEARVPHRLYGHVDAAVNYSAGAWVSDATVVLAETQANGRLPIFIGGTGLYFKALTRGLSNVPPVPDAVREAVRRRLEQDGPEALHEELGRRDAEAAARLKPRDRVRIARALEVVEATGRPLAEWHAHGLPPLLPPEGVVALFLAPDRKVVYERIDRRFESMMDRGALEEAGALGHRGLDPLLPAMKAHGVPALIRHLASELSREEAIATGQIDTRHYAKRQFTWFRHQLPEFEWVAPDAARTWLAARLGVALPEA, from the coding sequence ATGAATTCGGGCCGGAATGATGTGAAGGCGGTGCTTATCGCAGGGCCGACCGCCAGCGGCAAGTCGGCGCTGGCGCTCGATCTGGCCGAAGCGGCAGGCGGTACCGTCATCAATACGGATTCGATGCAGGTCTATCGCGATCTGTGCGTCATCACCGCGCGTCCGACCGTCGAGGAGGAGGCGCGCGTTCCGCACCGGCTTTACGGCCATGTCGATGCCGCGGTGAATTATTCGGCGGGCGCTTGGGTCAGTGACGCGACGGTGGTGCTGGCGGAGACGCAGGCGAACGGACGGCTGCCGATTTTCATCGGGGGAACCGGGCTTTACTTCAAGGCGCTAACGCGGGGGCTGTCGAACGTGCCGCCGGTGCCGGATGCCGTACGTGAAGCGGTTCGACGTCGGCTTGAACAAGACGGTCCCGAAGCCCTGCATGAGGAGCTCGGGAGGCGCGATGCCGAAGCGGCAGCACGCTTGAAACCGCGCGATCGCGTCCGCATTGCCCGTGCGCTTGAAGTGGTGGAAGCCACCGGCCGTCCGCTGGCGGAATGGCATGCGCATGGCCTGCCGCCGCTGCTGCCGCCAGAGGGCGTCGTGGCGCTGTTTCTCGCGCCGGATCGCAAGGTGGTCTATGAGCGGATCGACCGTCGTTTTGAATCGATGATGGATCGCGGCGCGCTGGAGGAGGCGGGGGCGCTTGGCCATCGCGGGCTCGATCCGCTGTTGCCCGCGATGAAGGCGCATGGTGTCCCGGCGCTGATCCGCCATCTTGCGAGTGAGTTGTCGCGCGAGGAGGCCATTGCCACCGGCCAGATCGATACGCGTCACTACGCCAAGCGGCAGTTCACCTGGTTTCGGCACCAGTTGCCGGAATTCGAATGGGTCGCCCCCGATGCCGCGCGGACGTGGCTCGCGGCGAGACTCGGCGTCGCGCTTCCCGAAGCCTGA
- a CDS encoding acetolactate synthase 3 large subunit yields the protein MSETKKNESRQMTGAAMVVQALKDHGIQHIFGYPGGAVLPIYDEIFQQEAVQHILVRHEQGAGHAAEGYARSTGKPGVALVTSGPGATNMVTALTDALMDSIPLVCITGQVPTHLIGNDAFQECDTVGITRPCTKHNWLVRDVNDLAKILHEAFYVATTGRPGPVVVDIPKDVQFATGTYHAPRKNDVHVSYSPRVKGDAAQIRKAVALLASAKKPVIYSGGGVINSGPEATRLLRELVGATNFPITSTLMGLGAYPASGKNWLGMLGMHGTYEANMAMHDCDVMLCVGARFDDRVTGRPDAFSPNSKKIHIDIDPSSINKNIRVDVPIIGDVGNVLADLLAGLKAETKRPDLKPWWSQIATWRARNSLAFKKNNDVILPQYAIQRLYELTKNRDTYITTEVGQHQMWAAQFYGFEQPNRWMTSGGLGTMGYGFPAAIGVQVAHPKSLVIDIAGDASIQMMLQEMSTAVQFDLPVKIFILNNQYMGMVRQWQQLLHGNRLSNSYSEALPDFVKLAEAYGGVGMHVTKPGDLDGAIEEMIKVKKPVIFDCRVATLENCFPMIPSGKAHNEMLLPAEANDEATAAAFAGGKALV from the coding sequence ATGAGCGAGACGAAGAAAAACGAATCCCGGCAGATGACCGGCGCGGCGATGGTCGTGCAGGCGCTGAAGGATCACGGCATCCAGCACATTTTCGGTTATCCGGGCGGCGCGGTGCTGCCGATCTATGACGAGATTTTCCAGCAGGAGGCCGTCCAGCACATCCTCGTTCGCCATGAGCAGGGCGCGGGCCATGCAGCCGAGGGCTATGCGCGCTCGACCGGCAAGCCGGGCGTTGCGCTTGTCACCTCAGGGCCGGGCGCGACCAACATGGTCACCGCGCTGACCGATGCGTTGATGGATTCGATCCCGCTGGTCTGCATCACAGGCCAGGTGCCGACGCATCTGATCGGCAATGACGCATTCCAGGAGTGCGATACGGTCGGCATCACGCGGCCTTGCACCAAGCACAACTGGCTGGTTCGCGACGTCAACGATCTCGCCAAGATTCTGCACGAGGCTTTCTATGTCGCGACCACGGGCCGTCCCGGTCCGGTCGTCGTCGACATTCCGAAGGATGTGCAGTTCGCGACCGGCACCTATCATGCGCCGCGCAAGAATGACGTTCATGTCTCCTATTCGCCGCGCGTGAAGGGTGATGCCGCGCAGATCCGCAAGGCGGTTGCACTGCTCGCCTCCGCGAAGAAGCCGGTGATCTATTCCGGCGGCGGCGTCATCAACTCGGGACCCGAGGCAACGCGCCTGCTGCGCGAACTGGTTGGCGCGACCAATTTCCCGATCACCTCGACGCTGATGGGACTCGGTGCTTATCCGGCCTCGGGCAAGAACTGGCTCGGCATGCTCGGCATGCACGGCACTTACGAAGCCAACATGGCGATGCATGATTGCGACGTCATGCTGTGTGTCGGTGCGCGCTTCGACGACCGCGTTACCGGCCGGCCGGATGCGTTCTCACCGAACTCGAAGAAGATCCATATCGACATCGATCCGTCGTCGATCAACAAGAATATCCGCGTCGACGTGCCGATCATCGGCGACGTCGGCAATGTGCTGGCCGATCTGCTGGCAGGGTTGAAGGCTGAAACAAAGCGGCCTGACCTCAAGCCGTGGTGGTCGCAGATCGCGACCTGGCGTGCGCGCAATTCGCTGGCATTCAAGAAGAACAACGACGTGATCCTGCCGCAGTACGCGATCCAGCGCCTGTATGAACTGACCAAGAACCGCGACACCTACATCACCACGGAAGTGGGGCAGCATCAGATGTGGGCGGCGCAGTTCTACGGCTTCGAGCAGCCCAATCGCTGGATGACGTCCGGTGGCCTCGGCACCATGGGTTACGGCTTCCCGGCGGCTATTGGCGTGCAGGTCGCCCATCCCAAAAGTCTCGTCATCGACATCGCGGGCGATGCTTCGATCCAGATGATGTTGCAGGAGATGTCGACGGCGGTTCAGTTCGACCTGCCGGTGAAGATCTTCATCCTCAACAATCAGTACATGGGCATGGTGCGTCAGTGGCAGCAACTGCTGCACGGCAATCGCCTGTCGAACTCGTACTCCGAGGCGCTGCCGGATTTCGTCAAGCTCGCGGAAGCCTATGGCGGCGTCGGCATGCATGTGACGAAGCCCGGCGATCTTGATGGCGCGATCGAGGAAATGATCAAGGTGAAGAAGCCGGTGATCTTCGATTGCCGCGTTGCGACGCTGGAAAACTGCTTCCCGATGATCCCGTCGGGCAAGGCGCATAACGAAATGCTTCTGCCCGCGGAAGCCAACGATGAAGCGACTGCGGCGGCCTTCGCCGGCGGCAAAGCTCTGGTTTAA
- the ilvN gene encoding acetolactate synthase small subunit, whose product MDKQTNEQPASAYFMEERHDPNETHTLSVLVQNEPGVLARVIGLFSGRGYNIESLTVSETEQHKHMSRITIVTTGTPMVIQQIKHQLDRMIPVYRVVDMTLTGRSIERELAMVKVKGTGDARVEALRLADAFRARVIDATTESFVFEITGASDKISQFVSLMAPLGLVEVARTGVAAIARGPDGM is encoded by the coding sequence ATGGACAAGCAGACGAACGAACAACCGGCCTCCGCCTATTTCATGGAGGAGCGGCACGATCCGAACGAGACGCATACGCTCTCGGTGCTGGTGCAGAACGAGCCCGGCGTGCTCGCGCGGGTCATCGGCCTGTTCTCGGGTCGCGGCTACAACATCGAAAGCCTGACGGTGTCGGAGACCGAGCAGCACAAACACATGTCGCGCATCACCATCGTCACCACCGGCACGCCGATGGTGATCCAGCAGATCAAGCACCAGCTCGATCGGATGATCCCGGTCTATCGCGTGGTCGACATGACGCTGACCGGCCGCTCCATCGAGCGCGAACTGGCAATGGTCAAGGTGAAGGGCACGGGCGATGCCCGCGTCGAGGCGCTGCGGCTCGCGGATGCCTTCCGCGCCCGCGTGATCGACGCGACCACCGAGAGCTTCGTGTTCGAAATTACCGGCGCCAGCGACAAGATCAGCCAGTTTGTGTCGCTGATGGCGCCGCTCGGCCTCGTCGAGGTGGCGCGCACCGGCGTCGCCGCCATCGCCCGCGGCCCGGACGGCATGTGA
- the ilvC gene encoding ketol-acid reductoisomerase — protein sequence MRVYYDRDADLNLIKGKKVCIIGYGSQGHAHALNLKDSGVKDVAIALRKGSATAKKAEAAGFKVMEVAEAAKWADVMMMLTPDELQADIYREHLHDNMKKGAALLFAHGLNVHFNLIEPREDLDVLMVAPKGPGHTVRGEYQRGGGVPCLIAIHKDSSGNAHDLGLSYASAIGGGRAGIIETSFREETETDLFGEQAVLCGGTVELIRAGFETLVEAGYAPEMAYFECLHELKLIVDLIYEGGIANMNYSISNTAEYGEYVTGPRIVTPETKAEMKRVLHDIQSGKFARDWMLENKVNQASFKATRAAANKHQIEEVGARLRDMMPWIKKGALVDKAKN from the coding sequence ATGCGAGTTTATTACGATCGCGACGCCGATTTGAACCTCATCAAGGGTAAGAAGGTCTGCATCATCGGCTACGGCAGCCAGGGTCACGCCCACGCGCTGAACCTGAAGGATTCCGGCGTCAAGGACGTCGCGATCGCGCTGCGCAAGGGCTCTGCCACCGCCAAGAAGGCGGAAGCCGCCGGCTTCAAGGTGATGGAAGTTGCTGAAGCCGCGAAGTGGGCCGACGTCATGATGATGCTGACGCCCGACGAACTGCAGGCCGACATCTATCGCGAGCACCTGCACGACAACATGAAGAAGGGCGCGGCGCTGCTGTTCGCGCACGGCCTCAATGTCCATTTCAACCTGATCGAGCCGCGTGAAGACCTCGACGTGCTGATGGTCGCGCCGAAGGGTCCAGGCCACACCGTGCGCGGTGAATATCAGCGCGGCGGCGGCGTGCCGTGCCTGATCGCGATCCACAAGGATTCCTCGGGCAACGCTCACGACCTCGGCCTGTCCTACGCATCCGCCATCGGCGGCGGCCGTGCGGGTATCATCGAGACCTCGTTCCGCGAGGAAACCGAAACCGACCTGTTCGGCGAGCAGGCCGTGCTCTGCGGCGGCACCGTCGAACTGATCCGCGCCGGCTTCGAGACGCTGGTGGAAGCTGGCTACGCGCCGGAGATGGCTTACTTCGAGTGCCTGCACGAGCTGAAGCTGATCGTCGACCTGATCTATGAAGGCGGCATCGCCAACATGAACTACTCGATCTCCAACACCGCCGAATACGGCGAGTACGTTACCGGCCCGCGCATCGTGACGCCGGAGACGAAGGCGGAGATGAAGCGCGTGTTGCACGACATCCAGTCGGGCAAGTTCGCGCGCGACTGGATGCTCGAGAACAAGGTCAACCAGGCTTCGTTCAAGGCGACCCGCGCGGCAGCCAACAAGCACCAGATCGAGGAAGTCGGCGCGCGTCTCCGCGACATGATGCCGTGGATCAAGAAGGGCGCTCTGGTCGACAAGGCCAAGAACTAA
- a CDS encoding YbhB/YbcL family Raf kinase inhibitor-like protein, producing MAGFRFAGYCAVAGVLLLGAPVASLADPLVLTSPNFTDGGKLPVKHAGALKTNPNCVGENISPALAWNSPPEGTKSFAFVVYDPDGGKGLGVYHWVAYGIAPDRRSFAEGDVGQPSDKFVGGKNTAGLNFYLGPCPPANTGLHHYNFSLIATDLEPNALEPGLTRDELVAKLKGHTTGVGTIVGLFGR from the coding sequence ATGGCTGGTTTCAGGTTTGCCGGATATTGCGCCGTTGCGGGCGTGCTGCTTCTGGGCGCGCCGGTCGCATCGTTGGCCGATCCCCTGGTTCTGACGTCACCGAATTTCACGGATGGCGGAAAGCTGCCGGTCAAGCATGCCGGTGCTCTGAAGACGAACCCGAACTGCGTTGGCGAAAACATTTCGCCGGCTCTCGCGTGGAACAGCCCTCCTGAGGGCACGAAAAGCTTCGCCTTCGTGGTTTACGACCCCGACGGCGGCAAGGGACTCGGTGTCTATCACTGGGTTGCCTATGGCATCGCGCCGGATCGGCGCAGTTTCGCGGAAGGCGATGTCGGGCAGCCGTCCGACAAGTTTGTCGGCGGCAAGAATACTGCAGGCCTCAATTTCTACCTGGGGCCATGCCCGCCGGCGAACACCGGCTTGCATCACTACAATTTCAGCCTGATCGCGACGGACCTCGAACCCAATGCTCTTGAGCCCGGACTGACCCGCGACGAACTGGTGGCAAAGCTCAAGGGGCACACCACGGGCGTCGGCACAATCGTCGGTCTGTTCGGCCGCTAG